The Paraburkholderia hospita region AAGCAGGCGCCCGATCGCAACGGACGTCCGTACTGGGGCAGTTACGACAACGGCGTCGGACAGCTGAACCTCGGGATGGTGCGCGCGGTCATCGGCAAGAGCAACAACCGGCGTCTCGGCAATCTGGTGCTGGTGATTCGCCCCGAGCATTTCTCGACGATCTTCAACGACGTCGCCCTAGGCACGGGAACGGAAATCTACGTGCTCGACAGCAGCAACAACAAGCTGATCGTGCGCGGCGACGACATGCCCGCCAGCACGAACGCGACGGCCGAACCCGGTCTGATAGACGGAATCGCGCACAACACCGAGATGCTCGGCCAACCTAATGGCTTCGTCAGCTTCGAAGGCAAGAACCACGCGGGCTACTTCGCGGCCTACACACGAATTCCCGGCACGACATGGTTCGTCGTCAGCACGATTCCTGAAAAGAAGCTGACGGTCGAGGCGCAATCCGTGCGCAACCAGATCGTGCTGGTCGGCATTTCAGGCTTTCTGCTGTCGATCTTCTTCGCCTACTTCATCTCGCACAGCATTTCGTCGCCGCTGAAAGATCTCGTGCGGAAAATGCACGACACGGGCAGCGATGCGGGCGCCGAAGAGCAGGCGCTTGCCGAAGCTCACGTCGATGCCGACGGACAGGACGAACTGGGCAGACTCGCGCACCGCTTCGAACGAATGCGCGGGGCGATCAGGCAGAAGATCCAGAAGATCAACGAGATCAATGCGTCGCTGGAGCAGACCGTCGTCGAACGCACGGCGGAGCTGGTCAGCCGGGAACTGGAATCGCGCACGCTGATCGAGAATTCGCCCGACACGATCACGCGCTACGACCGCGATCTGCGCCGCACGTATGCGAACCCGGCTTTTTGCACGTCGGCGGGGCGCACCCTAGGCGAAGCGCTCGGCAAGCGGCCTTCGGAAATACCCGGCGGATCGAACGCGCTGATCTACGAGCGCAAGATCAGCGAAGCGATTTCGACGGGAAAAAGCGGGCAATTCGAGCTGCGCTGGGTCAGCAAGGACGGACAGGAGCAGTGCTCGCATATTCGCCTCACGCCGGAAATCGATCCGTCGGGTCGGGTCAATTCGGTGCTCGCCGTGGGCCGCGACCTGTCGGACCGGATGGCGTTCGAAGCCGCCATCTGGAAGCAGGCCAACTTCGACACGTTGACACAACTGCCGAACCGCCAGATGTTCCAGAACCGTCTCGAACAGGAAGCGAAGATCGCTCAGCGCTCCGGGCATCGGATGGCCTTGATGCTGATCGATCTGGACCGCTTCAAGGAAGTCAACGATTCTCTGGGACACGATACGGGCGACACGCTGTTGATCGAAGCCGCGCGGCGAATCACGTCGTGCGTGCGTGACGCGGACATCGTCGCGCGTCTTGGCGGCGACGAGTTCACCGTGATCCTGCCGAATCTCGATCACATTGGCAGCATCGAGCGGATTGCGCGGACGATCATCGACAAGCTGTCCGAGCCGTTCACGCTCGGCCCGGACGAGGCGTTCATTTCGGCGAGCATTGGCGTGACGCTCTACCCGGACGACGCGAGCGAACTCGACGTGCTCTTCAAGAACGCCGATCAGGCGATGTACGCGGCCAAGAACGCGGGTCGCAACTGCCTCAGCTATTTCACGCAGGATTTGCAGATCGCGGCGGAAAAACGCCTGCGTCTGACGAGCGATCTGCGCGCCGCGCTGCCGGGCGATCAGTTCCGGCTCTACTACCAGCCAATCGTCGATCTGACGACGGGCGACATCTACAAGGCCGAGGCGCTGATCCGATGGCTGCATCCCGAGCGCGGCATGATCAGCCCGCTGGACTTCATTCCATTGGCCGAAGACACGGGCCTCATCGTGCCGATCGGCGATTGGGTGTTCAGGCAGGCCGTGCAGCAGGCGAAGCGTTGGCGCAACCGCTTCCATTCGTCGTTCCAGATCAGCGTCAACGTGTCGCCGGTGCAGATTCGCCAGGACAATCTGGTGTGCACGCAATGGTCCGAGTATCTGCATCACGAAGGCATGCCGGGACAGAGCGTTGCCGTCGAGATCACCGAAGGGCTGCTGATGCACGCCGACCTGAAGATCGACGAAAGGCTGATGACGTTCCGCAATGCAGGTATCCGCATTTCGATCGACGACTTCGGTACGGGTTATTCGTCGCTGGCCTATCTAAAGCGCTTCGAGATCGACTTTTTGAAGATCGACCGGTCCTTCGTGCAGAACCTCGGCTTCGATGCGGACAATCAGGCGCTCTGCGAGGCGATGGTCGTGCTGGCGCACAAGCTCGGGCTGAAGGTCATTGCCGAAGGCGTGGAAACCATCGAGCAGCGCGATTTCCTGATGGCCGTCGGCTGCGATTTTGCGCAAGGCTTTTTGTACTCGCAGCCGGTTCCGCCCGAGCAGTTCGAAGCGCTCGTCTGGCCGCGGATCGAAGTCAGCCCAGCAAGCAACTGATGCGCGGCGCCGCCGGCTCGCGCTTCATTGCTGTGGCGCTTGTGCGGCGCGCGGCTTCACGCGCGCTTGCACGGCATCCGCAACCTGCCCGGCAACCTGTTTGATATCGGCCTGCTGATCGTTGCCCGCCATCACGTAGCGTGCGGCCGCTGCATAGGGATTGAGCTTGACGATCGCACCGGGAACGTGCCGGTCCGACTGCCCTTCTACCGTTTGATAAAGCGGCGTGGGCGATTCGTTGGGCAGCGGATCGATGGCGACCGCCAGTTCGATCTTGCCTTGTCCCGCGCCGAAACCCACGACGGCGCGCCGCACGCGGTTGCCTTCGTCCACGCTCAGAAATACGCCGCGCACCAGCCACCCCTGCGCGGGAAGCGGCGCGTCGCCGGGCAGACGGCGCGCGTCGATGCCGTCGTGCTGCAAATCGGCGACGAGCGTTTCCGACATCTTCGCGACCAGTTCCTGCGATTTCTTTTGCGGGTCCTGCTCCGACAGATGCAGCGGCGACAGGCTGCCCGCGAGGCGTCGCGCGCGGCTCAAGCGGCTCTGATCGGGTGTGATGTCGGCGGCATCGAGTTCGAAGTCCGACACATAGACGACGGGCGCCGAGGCGCCCGTCGCGCCGCCTTGCTGCGCGAGCGCAACGGACGC contains the following coding sequences:
- a CDS encoding bifunctional diguanylate cyclase/phosphodiesterase, whose product is MSSIIGSLQRVLEYLSQDLLRRVEIRYRLITAFILLSLLPVLISGYISYAESTAAIKEKAEIFSKEVVKQVSRNIVLRMEQIETESSLLVLSDQVQSSLMKVANGSAKEQNEARLDMTRLLLDHYGSVDFINAKYLLDTHDRVMDTQAFAQLTRGVMRFVKQAPDRNGRPYWGSYDNGVGQLNLGMVRAVIGKSNNRRLGNLVLVIRPEHFSTIFNDVALGTGTEIYVLDSSNNKLIVRGDDMPASTNATAEPGLIDGIAHNTEMLGQPNGFVSFEGKNHAGYFAAYTRIPGTTWFVVSTIPEKKLTVEAQSVRNQIVLVGISGFLLSIFFAYFISHSISSPLKDLVRKMHDTGSDAGAEEQALAEAHVDADGQDELGRLAHRFERMRGAIRQKIQKINEINASLEQTVVERTAELVSRELESRTLIENSPDTITRYDRDLRRTYANPAFCTSAGRTLGEALGKRPSEIPGGSNALIYERKISEAISTGKSGQFELRWVSKDGQEQCSHIRLTPEIDPSGRVNSVLAVGRDLSDRMAFEAAIWKQANFDTLTQLPNRQMFQNRLEQEAKIAQRSGHRMALMLIDLDRFKEVNDSLGHDTGDTLLIEAARRITSCVRDADIVARLGGDEFTVILPNLDHIGSIERIARTIIDKLSEPFTLGPDEAFISASIGVTLYPDDASELDVLFKNADQAMYAAKNAGRNCLSYFTQDLQIAAEKRLRLTSDLRAALPGDQFRLYYQPIVDLTTGDIYKAEALIRWLHPERGMISPLDFIPLAEDTGLIVPIGDWVFRQAVQQAKRWRNRFHSSFQISVNVSPVQIRQDNLVCTQWSEYLHHEGMPGQSVAVEITEGLLMHADLKIDERLMTFRNAGIRISIDDFGTGYSSLAYLKRFEIDFLKIDRSFVQNLGFDADNQALCEAMVVLAHKLGLKVIAEGVETIEQRDFLMAVGCDFAQGFLYSQPVPPEQFEALVWPRIEVSPASN
- a CDS encoding DUF4410 domain-containing protein, producing the protein MNNRWWTCPVAAFWLAAFASVALAQQGGATGASAPVVYVSDFELDAADITPDQSRLSRARRLAGSLSPLHLSEQDPQKKSQELVAKMSETLVADLQHDGIDARRLPGDAPLPAQGWLVRGVFLSVDEGNRVRRAVVGFGAGQGKIELAVAIDPLPNESPTPLYQTVEGQSDRHVPGAIVKLNPYAAAARYVMAGNDQQADIKQVAGQVADAVQARVKPRAAQAPQQ